From the genome of Astatotilapia calliptera chromosome 3, fAstCal1.2, whole genome shotgun sequence:
taaagaacataatgTGGATTGGTTTTATTTGTTAGCTGTATGGGCAGCATTGTGTATGTGATCCCTTTTCTTAAATTAGATTTgctatatacacatattttgcTCTCTTAGTATTTTTAGGACCTGACTAATACTGAAAACTTTAGGGTGATACTGATAAAAAGGAGTTAAAAATTTAGATACTGATACATTGGTCGATACTCTTTTTACAGATAGTATACATATTACAGAACTTAGAATGTATACAGAAATTCATGTTTTTTGCAATGATCGTTCAAAATTGGTTTACACTTGTGAATAAATACAGCAATATATCTGCAAAATTTGACCAAATTCACCACTCTTTTATACTATGCTCAACAATCAAAGATTAGCTCAAGTCTAGTtgaataatgttttaaaaatgtgttttcttttagtgttaaTCACAGTGAGGTTATGAAGTAATGTATGAACCTGACGTATGATAATATTTATCTCTACAGAGGAAACATCCATCGAAGACTGAGCAGTACAATATCACTGTGGCATCAACATCTCGACAGCGAAAGACCACAGCCACACCAAACAAGCTCTCAGCAAATACACAAGCCAAGTTACCAGACCTGATGTTGAgagctgcaaacaaacatgttccaCAAGCAACTGTTGACAAGCTTGTCATCAATTTCATATGTGAGGGTCTACAGCCATTTGCAGTGGTAGAACAGCCATCTTTCAAAGAATTGGTTACCACATTACAACCTCAAGCCAAAGTCATCTCCAGACCCACTGTCCGTGCCAGAATCTGTGAAGCTGCTGATCACATGAAGATGACTTTGGTTGCAGCATTGGATAAAGTCAAATTTGTTGCTACCACTACTGATTGTTGGTCAGCTCATCAGAAAAGTTACCTTGGAGTCACATGCCATTGGATAGAGGAAGCGTCCCTGGAAAGAAGATCTGCAGCACTAGCATGCAAAAGATTGAGAGGGTCTCACACATTTGACATGCTTGCTGGTGCGCTTGATGATATCCATTGCCAATACAAGATTAGAGGCAAAGTTGTAAGAACCACAACTGATAGTGGATCCAACTTTGTCAAGGCCTTCCACATGTTTGGGGCACAAAATGATGCAGATGAAGCTGAAGATGAAGCAGACCCAGAAACTACTGACCTGACTGACCATAGGGACTACCATGAGGCAAGTGCAATTCTTGATGAAGACTCTGGTTTGGAGTATCAACTTCTGCCTCATCAGCGATGTGCATGTCACCTGCTAAACCTTGTGGCAACAACTGATGCTGCCCTAGCAGAGAGCATGAATGAAACCTACAAGAGGCTCTCCCGTGCAACCTTTGCAAAATGCCAGGCCATTTGGAACAAAACTGGCCGGTCTCATTTGGCTAATGAAGTGGTAGAGGACAAGTGTGAGCTACAGATCATTCGTCCCAATGCAACACGATGGAATTCAACCTACCTTGCCATTGAAAGGATAATACGCATCATTGATGAGAAGGGGGAAGATGCCATCAGGAGCATTTGTGAGGAGTTCAAGGTGAAAATGTGAGTAAAATTGGACACCTACCAATATGGTTTCAAATTTTGTGAATTTTCCTTAATGGATGGTTAAAAACATGAGCAGACTCTTAATATTAAATCAGAAGATCCCTATTATAGTCATGgtgggttttgttgttgtgtcttaCAGGTTGAGTCCTGCAGAAGTTGCATTCCTAAGGGAGTACTGTACCACCATGAAGCCACTGGTGAAAGCTTCAAACATCCTTCAGTCTGAGTCCACTTCCTTTATGGGATGGCTCCTGCCAGTAATCCAACAACTACTGTCCAAACTTAGCAGGCTGGAGACATCAAGCAAGACATGCGTGCCACTCATCAGAGCCCTGCAAAATGGCCTTCAAAAGCGTTTTGGAGCGATGATGGAGGATCCAGAgttggctgcagctgcagtcctCTTACCCAAGTTCAAGACTTCCTGGACTGACAGAGCAGATGTAACAGAGGCTGGTAAGGATTCATGTGATcccatttttgtgtatttttacatttgaacacATGCTTAAGTGAGTATTTCACCTAATACATTGTAAGTTATTGATGGTCTGTCCTGAATACTAAACAATCCTTTTTGAGAATTTGCcgattttaaatttgtgttcAGGAATAATCACtgaaatttaaataacaaaattgtGTTATCTACTTGCAATTACAGCCTTGACATACATCAAACAACATCTTGAAACGACGGAGCATGAGAGTGAGGATCAGCAAAGAGAGTCATCTGATGAAGATGAATTCTTCTCCAGACCAGTCTCCAGAAGGCTGCAAAGTGCAGTTGAGCTTGATGGTTATCTTGCTTGTGCCACAGACACCATGGAGCTGCTGCACTCCTCAGCCATCAAAAACCTCTCTCTTAAACTGAACACAGCTCTGCCTGCTTCTGCTGCGTGTGAACGACTTTTTAGCTATGCTGGTCTACTCTTCACTGCCAAACGAAGTTGGATTGCCTCTGTTGATTTAGAAAACCAGCTCGTGCTGAAACTGAACAAAAGGTTCAGAAAGTAAAGTGTGACAGAAACGCTAAGAGTTTAAGACACTTACCTGCCTGTTGTTCAGTGTATGGGGAAAAGTTTAAATGGTTCTAcgcatgttcagaaacatttttgtcattgttttaacaaacaaaattcCTTCTTTTATatctacatttatttacaaaacaagtTACCTTTCTATACCTTGTTCATctgaaaaatgtgctttgaacataaatatttatactggtgaATCGAGTTGAATGCCTGCTATTgacaacagaataaaacatcagtctgttaaaaagtaattaatactCTGAGTAGTTTTTGAGAACAGTACTTTGTACTTTTactcaagtatttttttaacaccaGTACTTTTACTTGTAATTGAGTACAATTTAACCAGTGTAACAGTACTTGTACTTGAGTACAAATTTTGAGTACTCTTTCCACCTCTGACTATAACTAATGTGATATGATTcaatatgtgattaatacatgagaaaagaaatcttCCACCACACATGACAAAACGTGAACCACTCCGGACACTCTCTGGATGCGCCGTGAGAACTGAACCTCTCTCCTGCATGCGTGGCTTAGTTTTTAACCTTTCATCTTTCATTTGCTTTTCCAAAATGTAGTCAAAATTGATAAATGATCACCTTGTTGTTCTTTACTGTTTGTATGAGAGTAAAATGAGCGTTGTTCTTTGTGACCTGGATTATGTCGTTAATCTGTGTCACACAGACTGACATTAACTCTGTGGTCATAGCGTCCTGTTTCTGATGCGACTACAGGTTCTCAAGTTTTACTGCAGGGCGGTTacctttaacacacacacacacacacacacacacacacacacacacacacacacacacacacacacacacacacacacacacacacagtaaatctTAAACTATGAGGAGTTTAATGGAAATGTGACAGTATTTAAGTTGCGAGATTCAAGTTTCATGAATCATCCTGACATGTTGACCAGTTCTTATATTCATCTTGTTGCTTCAGCATGTTTTGAAGCATCACCTTGTAAACTCTCTGGTTTACATGGTTTCACAGCAGCAGTCTacatgaagagaagaaagaTATATGAGCTATATCAAAATATGAGCTATTCATCAGCACTTGTAGCTATTGCAACAATAATATAATGTTTGCAGCTGTATATGACTAATTATCGGTCACATTTTCTTTAGATATTGTAAAAAATAATCTAaaggtt
Proteins encoded in this window:
- the LOC113019667 gene encoding uncharacterized protein LOC113019667 → MLRAANKHVPQATVDKLVINFICEGLQPFAVVEQPSFKELVTTLQPQAKVISRPTVRARICEAADHMKMTLVAALDKVKFVATTTDCWSAHQKSYLGVTCHWIEEASLERRSAALACKRLRGSHTFDMLAGALDDIHCQYKIRGKVVRTTTDSGSNFVKAFHMFGAQNDADEAEDEADPETTDLTDHRDYHEASAILDEDSGLEYQLLPHQRCACHLLNLVATTDAALAESMNETYKRLSRATFAKCQAIWNKTGRSHLANEVVEDKCELQIIRPNATRWNSTYLAIERIIRIIDEKGEDAIRSICEEFKVKMLSPAEVAFLREYCTTMKPLVKASNILQSESTSFMGWLLPVIQQLLSKLSRLETSSKTCVPLIRALQNGLQKRFGAMMEDPELAAAAVLLPKFKTSWTDRADVTEAALTYIKQHLETTEHESEDQQRESSDEDEFFSRPVSRRLQSAVELDGYLACATDTMELLHSSAIKNLSLKLNTALPASAACERLFSYAGLLFTAKRSWIASVDLENQLVLKLNKRFRK